The DNA segment TTTAGCGACTTGGTAAATAGTAATAAATTAGGAGTAATGATAAACTAGCAAACGGGAGCCCTGAGTAAATCAGTTTACTTGAACATTTCTAATTGTTTTAGCTTTACAAATTACAGCTAAAAAAGCATGATGGGCACAGAAATCAAAGGATCCTCGTAATCTCATACCAGGattcattaatatttaaagacTGGACATGTGCATATATAGTTTACCACCGTTTCAAAggactattttattttaaataaaaaaaaaaatatcatgcaGTACAACAGGATAAATAATCTTTTTCACCCTTGTCCCAACACTCCACTGTAAATTTGCATCTTCTTAGTTAAAAGTCCTTTCACATCTCTCTTATGGCCATATGATTTCACCCTCTTCAGTCTGAAGTAACCAAAACAGCATAATGACCTTAGGAACTATCTGTAGCTGAATGattgaaaaaggaaaatgaacTCAGTTCAAATGCCAAGTGTTTGGTTCTCACGATTAATAGTGACATAATTCCACTATGGTTGGTTGACAATGGCTTCGAACTGTATGTTGCAATATAGAAACTGATGTCCTAAAGGCATCAAAACGACTTCTCGGGTTGAGCCAATAGGTCTCTACCACATGCAAAGATTATACAATAATTTAGTTCAATAGAGAATACTGACTACTGAGTTATCACTTTTATTCATTTTTGTTaaacattttgtttttattagtgCAGCAAGTCCGAATTTGTCATATACAAGCTCAAGCAAATGGGGAAGATTACAGAGTTAGACATTCTGCAAATAAGTAAACAATTTGATTCCTTGGAACATGGCATGTACGGCAAGATTACTCTTGCTGGTCTCATGGAAACTGTCTAATTCAAACATCTCTTCTAAAAGGCCGCAGCAGTATACGAGACTACCACTAATGTAGAGTGTATCATGTTTGCAATCTTATCCTGTGAATGGAGCGACTGTTTTTGCTACTGAAACCTGAGACCATCATCAGGCCACAAAGATGTTAGCTCATCACTTATTATGTTTTGGTCAAACACTAAAAGTGTGATGCACATCATTACCAACCATTTGCTATCAGTTGTCCATACGCATGAAATACGGATACTCAGTGAATAGAAGCATTTCCTTTACTTGCACCAACACTTGTGAAAATTGAAAAGCATAATATCACGGGTGCCCACTATTATTCTTACTTTGTATGTCATACCTCAATGTAAAAAGAATACACAATTTGGAATTTTGTGGTACTCTATTCTGAATAATATTTGACAAGTTTCTTGCGTAAATGGGACTGCCCATCTGAATGGCTCCCTCTATGATGAGTACCGTTAAACATCTTGGATTTGGCAGGTTTGTGAGCAAGTGAATTTGTGATAGTAGTTAAACATACCATACTTCAAACTAATACGTTTTAAAAATCACGCAAGGGACCTTTCAGATGCAAGAAAACTGCTGAAGGTGTTAGCATAATTATTACATTAGTTCACAGAAATTTGTGCAGTCTAGTTATGAATACATTTTTTGTTCTGAACATTCAACAAATCATTTTCTGCAATTGAAAAGTTTTAAACTTGTAGTGGCAACACAGCCTTTTTGTAACAATTAGGGTATGCAAAATGGTAGCATTCATCACGATAATAGACTTAGAAAATCAGCAGCTAAAACAATAACAGTAATATCAAAACAAATGAATCGGTCAGTAGTGATTAATAAATGAGTTAATTTGTCATCTATTCATACCAGTTGATGAGTGATTAAAAGCATAATTTActaaaacacacacacacacatttaTAGAACTGTCTCATTAGACTCCTAAATGACATCACCAGGTCGTCAACTTCGTATCAATTAAAGTTGTACTTGATAATAAAAACCAAGAATGTTAAAGGAGAAAAAATTCAAAGGCTAATATCTGTCAAAATTGTGATCAAGGACTAAAAAAAATCTGACAAAGTTTAGAGCAAAAGGATAGTATAGTAAACCTTATAAAATATGCGAATCATGGAAGTAATATTTAAAACCAAAAAAAGCCAACCTTTTAGCCTGCCTGGAACAAAGTAGATTCATGATTAAATATCTAATTCCTCCCGAGTCATGACAACAACAAGAAACTTTTAGGGGTAACCTGCAAGGTAAAGTGATGCTGCATTACCATACACAAAAAGGACATCTCATGGAATCCTCGAAAAATACTTCATCATTACTACGTTCATTTAGGAGACAGATTAAGGTCAGAAAAGTTTGAAATGCAAGTTAAGACAATGGACAAGCAACTTCACTGGGCAACTCTTAGTCCTTACTTATAAGGCCAATTTCTCAATCTGCTGTCCTCTATGATCAATCATATGATCACAATTTGTAAAGAATAATGCTAAATTAAGATATCAACATCTCTTTCATCTCGGATGTGCCTTTTTCTGTTTCCACATTAAGCGATTAAGGGATACAAGAAAATTTTTGCAGACCTTTTTATGACGAATAAAGTTAGTTCTCACCTGGATGTAGAAGATGAGTAaagcaaaacaaaatttatcaGATCCTCAGTTTTTCCTCCTTGGTACTTCTAATTCTGTGAGATTGAGAATTGAAAAGGTGTTATATTACTTTTCTTCATCGTAATATGAATATTCATAATAATTCAAAATCACCAGAGAGAACCTACTCTAAATTGATTTTCATAGTTAAATCTTCAAAGGAAACAATAAGAATTATGCATTGATCTATCAATGAGTTGTACCTCTGCCTAATCCCATGAATGCTCTCAAGGAGTTCAATTGTTTGTTGCAACCTGGAATTCTTTGGTCTCTCTTCATTATCAACTACCAAGGCTGAGACGTTCAAAACAGTAACTAGCTCAGCTTCAATTTCACTCAGTTTTTTATCTATCCGTTCCATGAAATCCTCATAAGAGGATATTTCTGACAACTTTCTGGCTAAATTGTCTTCATTTGAACTTCCTATACTAAGGGATTCCTGAAGATTCTGAATCTCCTTATCATCCAGTGGATTTCCCTCACTTTCAATAGAAAGTTGCACATCTTGAATATTGTCGAAGTCCATCGTTTCAGGATCTGAGTCATCCTTAGTGAAATCATTTTGAACTTCCTCCTTTGGAGCAATAATTCGAACTGGACTTGAAGCATCTTCTGTTATGTCTTCAATGTTCACAGTATTTCCAATTAGCTGACTTTCTTTGAAAGATATTGCCTGAAACCACAATAGATTTATTTCATTGTACAGTTAATAAAAATGCACATTTTAAGTAATAGCAACATTCACATACAGACCAAGAGAAAGaataaacattataaatagacgcaaaccaaaaatataattttgaaatacatGAGATATTCAGCACTAACAGTGTGGGTTGACAGGTATAGTTATGCCCATCAGTCAGTAGAACATACAGAAATATAGATTTAGAGACCATCACTAAAGGTAAtcattacttatttattttttaatttctctaGCATAAAGCTTACACGTGACCTACATATTAACAGCTTATAGTTTTGGAACAACCAAGTTACATGGTCTAAAAAGCTTAATTACCAAATGAGAATATATGAAATCCAGTTACATGATTTAACATCTTATGAGTTTTGTAGCAATGTAAGATGTATATACTTTTATGTATTTTGAACTTGCAAATAAATGCAACTGTACAAACTATAAAACTCTATACAAATATTATGTTGGGGTTTGCTATGGAACTCTCCATGTTCAGACTAAGCAAAACCACAGAAAAATGATGCCTTCAAATAATTTCGCGACAGATAAATTCAAAAGCAGTTTGGTCTTTTGCAATATTGAAGTCAATGCCACCCCATCCATCCACTGTCTTCCTGGACACTGATAATTTTCACATGGTGCATACTATAAATGACAAGCTAGTAGCAAATGAGGTGAGGGACATTCACTGAACTGATGGAAGGAACCCGCTTTTCATCATCACCTTCTACAAAAGATGTTGGTTGTAATACTTTGACTGCAGATAGTTCTATACACGGATACAATCAATTCTAATAGAAAAATTCAAAGGGGGTACAAAAGGATATTTCCAAAGTGCATTTTTAACATGAAAACATGAAAGTTATTTTGGTGGTTTCATTGAAAAATTTGCAATTTACTTATTTTCCATAGCTAGTACAATTTTTAATTAGAAAGGAACAGTTTACAGAGAAATAACTTATACAAACAGATGAGAATTGGGAATCCTTCTCAAATGACCATAGAGAAGGGAGTGATATATGCAGACAGAAGAAAACAATAGCCTGAGAGGCATATATACGAAGCAGCAACTTCGACGACACCGGGAAATGACTAATGTTCAATATATAGGACACTACACCACCTTTGATGTATACAGATAACCAATGTGACAAAAATCTCAATTGAGAATTAAGATTTATAGAATTTACactataaaaacaattttgataCGGTTTCCCAGTAATAACATCCTTCACAATAGAATTCTAAATAAGAAACATGTATCTACAGTTAAAATAACTAGTTAAGTATTATGGAAAACAAGCCTAAAAAAAGAGTCATGAATTACTAATAATATAAGTTGttccttttcaatttcttttttagttttttattatagtAGCGTTTAGCCAAGAATAGGTGTTGACTCATTTTCTTTACTCATACTCAAGCCACGTCCGATAAGTATCATGCCCAAAAATTGTAGGATATGGCAACAGAGTATTCTGCATAGGTATCGGTGCTTCCTAGTAGGTCCACAGTTCCTTCTGCAGATGCTCATGCCTTTATCTGTAAACAATTAACAACTTTTCCGAAAACACTTGAAATAAATCCCTTCCTCAAACATATTGGCAATGCATTAGATTAAGAATCTAACACTCTAATGATAGGAACAATTCATAACTTACTTAACAAAGGTGTTCTCCCTCAAATGTATTGATATTTATGATAATGATGGCATCATTGTCAAAATGACAAAAGAAactaagattgtaaaacaaaTGAATTCACTTTACCTCACTTAGCTTTGCTGAAAGCTCATCAAGCAATTCAATGCGTCTTTTAGACTTGTCTAAAGCCTGCAACACCTTCTTCCTCTGAAAAAGCATTTCCCTTGCGTAATTTTCCTCCCTCTTTTGAATACTTAGAGCTGCCTGTTTTTGAAGCTTCTCTGCAGCTTCTGATAACCGCAAAAGCCTCAATCTAGCATTAGTTGCTGTTAACAACCACATATCAGTTTTGTATTAGAAAAATACCAATCACTCATTCAATTTCCTCccctttttcttcttgtttCTCTTCCTTTTTCATCATATCACTATCTATCACTTTTTCTTCCTATTTCCCTCTCTCTTTTCCATCCCCAATAACCCCATTTCGAGGTGtgcttttataaaataaataaaccacCAATCTCAACCTCAAATAATTGGCCCCTCGCCTAAATAGTTCCTAAAgtaataaaattgtttaagCAGACTGTGAAGTATTGAATATCCATCATTGTAT comes from the Phaseolus vulgaris cultivar G19833 chromosome 8, P. vulgaris v2.0, whole genome shotgun sequence genome and includes:
- the LOC137824319 gene encoding uncharacterized protein, producing MNCVRVTAMAMAVPSWRRPTCCFSSSSSSSSSPVVINTEQLRSQLDHLHAEADATRAKATNARLRLLRLSEAAEKLQKQAALSIQKREENYAREMLFQRKKVLQALDKSKRRIELLDELSAKLSEAISFKESQLIGNTVNIEDITEDASSPVRIIAPKEEVQNDFTKDDSDPETMDFDNIQDVQLSIESEGNPLDDKEIQNLQESLSIGSSNEDNLARKLSEISSYEDFMERIDKKLSEIEAELVTVLNVSALVVDNEERPKNSRLQQTIELLESIHGIRQRIRSTKEEKLRI